In Thermococcus sp., one DNA window encodes the following:
- a CDS encoding HD domain-containing protein codes for MYSEEELLEEIRGLLRDEGLYRAYEEAFSRYRYYFETTNYIVLNVYQFNDHGPVHVLLTTRRALELLRIIKKFGIQTTAEKLGKPHWWSEFIVAFGALFHDIGNMIHRVNHYEFSVLLAEPIVDELVKKFEERDPLLLKALTLNAIYTHDEAVPCTTIEGSLVTIADGCDMEAGRSRLAYKKDKVDIHAVSALAIERVEIKEGDEEHPVLIEIWMKHPAGIFQVDEILTKKVKSSLLRGKIRLRIHTGKNGETLEKII; via the coding sequence ATGTACAGCGAGGAGGAACTGCTTGAGGAGATACGCGGGCTTCTTCGAGATGAGGGGCTTTACAGGGCCTACGAGGAGGCCTTCTCCAGGTATCGCTACTACTTCGAGACCACCAACTACATAGTTCTCAACGTCTACCAGTTTAACGACCATGGCCCGGTTCACGTCCTCCTTACAACGAGGAGGGCCCTTGAGCTGCTCAGGATTATCAAGAAGTTCGGCATCCAGACGACCGCTGAGAAGCTTGGGAAGCCCCACTGGTGGAGCGAGTTCATCGTTGCCTTTGGCGCGCTCTTCCACGACATCGGCAACATGATACACAGGGTGAACCACTACGAGTTCAGCGTCCTCCTTGCCGAGCCGATAGTTGACGAGCTCGTGAAAAAGTTCGAGGAGAGAGACCCGCTCCTCCTCAAGGCGCTCACATTAAACGCAATCTACACCCACGATGAAGCGGTTCCCTGCACGACCATCGAGGGCTCTCTGGTCACCATAGCTGACGGCTGCGATATGGAGGCCGGGAGGAGCAGGCTGGCCTACAAGAAGGACAAGGTTGACATTCACGCCGTCTCGGCCCTGGCGATAGAGAGGGTGGAGATAAAGGAGGGCGACGAGGAGCACCCGGTACTCATCGAGATATGGATGAAACATCCTGCAGGAATCTTCCAGGTGGACGAGATACTGACGAAGAAGGTGAAGAGCTCCCTCCTAAGGGGAAAGATCAGGCTGAGGATACACACGGGCAAGAACGGGGAGACGCTCGAAAAGATTATCTGA
- a CDS encoding PIN domain-containing protein → MERKEWLVIPDTNFLLVPGQFGVDIISELHRILDVRFKILVPNVVLQELEVIERKSRGKDLLAVRMAKKLAERFEKVDIGEFGKKPIDDQILEFASRNERVIVCTNDKGLKKRLRERGIPVVYLRSKKILELEGMLE, encoded by the coding sequence ATGGAAAGAAAGGAGTGGCTCGTAATTCCAGACACCAACTTTCTCCTCGTCCCGGGACAGTTCGGTGTTGATATTATCTCCGAACTCCACAGGATCCTCGACGTCCGCTTCAAAATTCTCGTCCCAAACGTTGTCCTTCAGGAGCTGGAGGTCATAGAGAGAAAATCGAGGGGAAAAGACCTTCTCGCCGTTAGGATGGCCAAGAAGCTGGCGGAGCGCTTTGAGAAGGTTGATATTGGTGAGTTCGGTAAGAAGCCGATAGACGACCAGATACTTGAGTTCGCGAGCAGGAACGAGAGGGTTATCGTCTGCACCAACGACAAGGGCCTGAAGAAGCGCCTTAGGGAGAGGGGGATTCCGGTCGTTTATCTGCGCTCGAAGAAGATTCTTGAGCTTGAGGGCATGCTGGAGTGA